The following proteins come from a genomic window of Rutidosis leptorrhynchoides isolate AG116_Rl617_1_P2 chromosome 10, CSIRO_AGI_Rlap_v1, whole genome shotgun sequence:
- the LOC139872761 gene encoding uncharacterized protein, with protein sequence MDANNGILPLAYGIGAGETTDHWTWAPAIAAGISIVFSEVFHALCARHLLGNLKSVSKRVKSYEWHYWKMCKAYRKSDFDHHYGILSRRIPDSARTLTTVGLNRWSRHHADRVRYAYLTTNSAESMNALSVHARKLPVTMLLEFFRASVQQWFWEHRNTADGLTTPVTPYAERKLGKRNRKSLTWTVKPISQVKFEVMDIKKAVKSIYKIKLAHKYFHTETYKSAYMEDINPLDHISEWIDPGQLQTVGPPLVTKRQLGRPKSTARIPS encoded by the exons ATGGATGCTAACAATGGAATCCTTCCATTAGCCTACGGTATTGGAGCAGGAGAGACCACCGATCATTGGACATG GGCACCTGCAATAGCTGCTGGCATATCAATTGTATTTTCAGAAGTATTTCATGCACTATGTGCTAGACATTTGTTGGGAAACCTCAAAAGTGTGTCTAAAAGGGTTAAAAGTTACGAGTGGCACTACTGGAAAATGTGCAAAGCGTATAGAAAATCTGATTTTGATCACCACTATGGTATACTATCACGACGTATTCCAGACAGTGCACGTACACTCACTACTGTTGGCCTCAACAGATGGTCTAGACATCATGCAGATCGTGTTCGGTATGCTTACCTGACTACTAATAGTGCAGAGTCCATGAACGCGCTGTCAGTTCATGCGAGGAAACTCCCTGTTACAATGCTTCTTGAATTCTTTAGAGCTTCAGTTCAACAATGGTTTTGGGAACATCGAAACACTGCTGATGGTTTAACAACACCTGTCACACCATATGCAGAGCGTAAGCTGGGTAAAAGAAATCGCAAGTCTCTTACTTGGACTGTCAAACCGATATCACAAGTTAAGTTTGAGGTAATGGATATAAAAAAGGCGGTAAAGTCAATCTACAAGATAAAACTTGCACAT AAGTATTTCCACACTGAAACGTACAAGTCTGCATACATGGAAGACATTAACCCGCTAGATCATATTTCTGAATGGATAGATCCAGGACAACTACAAACCGTCGGACCGCCATTGGTTACAAAACGACAATTAGGTAGACCGAAGAGTACTGCTCGTATACCGTCCTAA